Proteins encoded together in one Mycobacterium simiae window:
- the htpG gene encoding molecular chaperone HtpG → MNAGVEQMEFQAEARALLDLMVHSVYSNKDSFLRELISNASDALDKLRLEAFRDKDLDPDGTVTSDLHIEIEVDKGARTLTIRDNGIGMTRDEVIGLIGTLAKSGTAELRRQLREAKNQKDSAASEELIGQFGIGFYSSFMVADKVELLTRKAGEGQATRWESTGEGTYTIESIEDAPQGTAVTLHLKPEDAEDELHDYTSEWKIRSLVKQYSDFIAWPIRMEVERRTPPAEEGGEEEGKESVTIETETLNSMKALWARPKDEVSDEEYKEFYKHVAHAWDDPLEVIVMKAEGTFEYQALLFIPSHAPFDLFQRDAKIGVQLYVKRVFIMGDCDQLMPEYLRFVKGVVDAQDLSLNVSREILQQDRQINAIRRRLTKKVLSTIKDLQTERPEDYRTFWTQFGRVLKEGLLSDVDNQDTLLQISSFASTHSEEEATTLAQYVERMKEGQEQIFYATGETRQQILKSPHLEAFKAKGYEVLLLTDPVDEVWVGTVTEFDGKPLQSVAKGEVDLDSDEDKSDAEREEQQRDFADLLTWLKETLNEHVKEVRLSSRLTESPACLITDAFGISPALARIYQASGQNIPIGKRILELNPSHPLITGLRQAHQERPDDPAVTETAELLYGTALLAEGGALDDPAKFAELLAKQLTRTL, encoded by the coding sequence ATGAATGCTGGTGTTGAACAGATGGAGTTTCAGGCTGAGGCGCGAGCGCTTCTGGATCTGATGGTCCACTCGGTCTACTCCAACAAGGACTCGTTTCTGCGGGAGTTGATCTCGAACGCCTCGGACGCGCTGGACAAGCTGCGGCTAGAGGCGTTCCGCGACAAGGACCTCGACCCTGATGGCACCGTCACCTCCGACCTGCATATCGAGATCGAGGTGGACAAGGGTGCACGCACGCTGACCATCCGTGACAACGGCATCGGGATGACCCGCGACGAGGTCATCGGGCTGATCGGCACCCTGGCCAAGTCGGGGACCGCCGAGCTGCGCCGACAGCTTCGGGAGGCTAAAAACCAGAAAGACTCGGCGGCCTCCGAAGAACTGATCGGCCAGTTCGGCATCGGTTTCTACTCGTCGTTCATGGTGGCCGACAAGGTCGAGCTGCTGACCCGCAAGGCCGGTGAGGGCCAGGCCACCCGGTGGGAGTCCACCGGCGAGGGGACCTACACCATCGAGTCGATCGAGGACGCGCCCCAGGGAACCGCCGTCACGTTGCACCTCAAGCCCGAGGACGCCGAAGACGAGCTGCACGACTACACCTCGGAGTGGAAGATCCGCAGCCTGGTCAAGCAGTACTCCGACTTCATCGCCTGGCCCATCCGGATGGAGGTCGAGCGACGCACGCCCCCCGCAGAAGAAGGCGGCGAGGAAGAGGGCAAGGAAAGCGTCACGATCGAGACCGAAACCCTGAACTCGATGAAGGCGCTGTGGGCCCGGCCCAAGGACGAAGTCTCCGACGAGGAGTACAAGGAGTTCTACAAGCACGTCGCGCACGCCTGGGACGATCCGCTCGAGGTCATCGTGATGAAGGCCGAGGGCACCTTCGAGTACCAGGCCCTGCTGTTTATCCCGTCGCACGCCCCGTTCGACCTGTTCCAGCGGGACGCCAAGATCGGGGTTCAGCTCTACGTCAAGCGCGTGTTCATCATGGGCGACTGCGACCAGCTGATGCCAGAGTACCTGCGTTTCGTCAAGGGCGTGGTCGACGCACAAGACTTGTCGCTCAACGTCTCTCGCGAGATCCTGCAGCAGGATCGACAGATCAACGCGATCCGCCGCCGGTTGACGAAAAAGGTGCTGTCCACGATCAAGGATCTGCAGACCGAACGGCCCGAGGACTATCGCACCTTCTGGACGCAGTTCGGCCGCGTTCTCAAAGAGGGTCTGCTCTCTGACGTCGACAACCAGGACACCCTGCTACAGATCTCGTCGTTTGCCTCCACGCACAGCGAGGAGGAGGCCACCACCCTCGCCCAATACGTCGAGCGGATGAAGGAGGGCCAGGAGCAAATCTTCTACGCCACCGGTGAGACGCGACAGCAAATCTTGAAGTCGCCGCACCTCGAGGCATTCAAGGCCAAGGGCTACGAGGTCCTGCTGCTCACCGACCCCGTCGACGAGGTCTGGGTGGGCACGGTGACGGAGTTCGACGGCAAACCGTTGCAGTCGGTGGCCAAGGGTGAGGTGGACCTGGACTCCGACGAGGACAAGAGCGACGCCGAACGCGAGGAGCAGCAGAGAGACTTCGCCGACCTGCTGACCTGGTTGAAGGAAACGCTGAACGAGCACGTCAAGGAGGTCCGGCTATCCAGCCGGTTGACCGAGTCGCCGGCCTGCCTGATCACCGACGCCTTCGGGATCAGCCCGGCACTCGCGCGTATCTACCAGGCCTCCGGGCAGAACATCCCTATTGGCAAGCGGATTCTGGAACTCAATCCGAGCCATCCGCTGATCACGGGCCTGCGCCAGGCGCACCAGGAGCGGCCCGACGATCCCGCCGTCACCGAGACCGCCGAATTGCTGTACGGGACGGCGTTGTTGGCCGAAGGAGGTGCGCTCGACGATCCGGCGAAATTCGCCGAACTACTCGCCAAGCAATTGACCCGCACCTTGTAA
- a CDS encoding acyl-CoA thioesterase domain-containing protein: MSGHVVGGILAWALEGAVDDQQLQPARLTVDLPAPAALEPFELRTQVHHERRRLRLAEATLVQRGEPVARASALFLRRGQQPDGRVWSQPIQMPRLPTEPDGTHPTLFLRTYGWGGELQNPDPDWDTTGPKYTWLHETRPLIDDEPLTPFTRAALCADVTAAIANWGTRALQFINVDYTLTLSRLPEGPHIGLAALTHYSDDGVANGSAVVVDHKGPVGSTVAVSIAHSGFRPPTDLPPAG, encoded by the coding sequence ATGAGCGGGCACGTGGTGGGCGGCATCTTGGCTTGGGCGCTGGAAGGCGCCGTCGATGACCAGCAGTTACAGCCCGCGCGATTGACCGTCGACCTGCCCGCACCGGCCGCGTTGGAACCGTTCGAGCTGCGCACCCAGGTACATCACGAGCGTCGGCGGCTGCGGCTGGCGGAGGCCACCCTCGTCCAACGTGGCGAACCGGTGGCGCGGGCCAGTGCCCTGTTTTTGCGACGCGGCCAGCAGCCGGATGGCCGGGTCTGGTCACAACCCATCCAGATGCCGCGACTGCCCACCGAGCCGGACGGCACTCATCCGACACTGTTTCTGCGGACCTACGGGTGGGGCGGCGAATTACAGAATCCCGATCCCGATTGGGACACCACTGGCCCCAAATACACCTGGCTGCACGAGACCCGGCCACTGATCGACGACGAGCCGCTCACGCCGTTTACCCGGGCGGCGCTGTGTGCGGACGTCACTGCCGCCATCGCGAACTGGGGGACCAGGGCGCTGCAGTTCATCAACGTCGACTACACGCTTACCCTGAGCCGGCTACCCGAGGGCCCGCACATTGGGCTGGCCGCGCTCACGCACTACAGCGACGATGGCGTGGCCAACGGATCGGCCGTCGTCGTCGACCACAAGGGTCCCGTCGGCAGTACGGTGGCAGTCTCCATCGCGCACTCCGGATTTCGACCACCCACGGATCTTCCACCGGCCGGATGA
- a CDS encoding PadR family transcriptional regulator translates to MLSIQPFTTYELAQQMERTLSWFWPRAASMIYEEPKKLVSAGLAVSKTSFTGKRRSTVYEITEAGRAALRDWLNVPSAGMRFESEAMIKVAFADAGDVTALRSTVREIRADAEARLAEIISRSTEYRTSGGPFPNRLPVAAITGKLLMAQYQGVLRWAHWAEDAIAEWTGVTPTTGAAVPSDAFTADWPARYNDAAATRAAVRRASPAPRE, encoded by the coding sequence TTGCTTTCGATCCAGCCGTTTACGACTTATGAACTCGCCCAACAGATGGAGCGGACCCTCAGCTGGTTCTGGCCGCGGGCGGCCAGCATGATCTATGAGGAGCCCAAGAAGCTGGTCTCGGCCGGATTGGCCGTGTCCAAAACCAGCTTCACCGGTAAACGGCGCAGCACCGTCTACGAGATCACCGAGGCGGGGCGCGCCGCACTGCGTGACTGGTTGAACGTGCCCTCCGCGGGGATGCGCTTTGAGTCCGAAGCCATGATCAAGGTGGCGTTTGCCGACGCTGGCGACGTGACTGCGCTGCGCTCGACCGTGCGCGAAATTCGCGCCGATGCGGAAGCGCGGCTAGCCGAGATTATCAGCAGGTCAACGGAATACAGAACAAGCGGCGGCCCCTTCCCAAACCGCTTGCCGGTGGCGGCAATCACGGGCAAGCTGCTGATGGCCCAGTATCAAGGGGTGCTTCGATGGGCACATTGGGCAGAGGACGCGATCGCCGAATGGACGGGCGTCACGCCCACCACCGGGGCCGCGGTGCCCTCGGATGCGTTCACTGCCGATTGGCCCGCCCGGTACAACGATGCCGCTGCTACGAGGGCAGCGGTTCGCCGTGCGTCTCCGGCGCCAAGGGAATGA
- a CDS encoding GNAT family N-acetyltransferase — MTRIRTMTQTDTAECARICYKAFNAIAARHNFPSDFPSATHAHELVTSLQSHPEFFSIVAESDDRLVGSNFLDERSAIFSVGPVSVASDVQDRGIGRLLMQAVLDRSSQRKAWGVRLVQLAYHNRSMSLYTKLGFKTREPLAAMQGEPVLQQFDGFEVRGAQLTDLAECDKLCLQVHGHDRSGEVRDAISQGSAKVVERDGRITGYTTDVGFTGHSVAVSNDDLIALIASADKFSWNGFLVPLRNAELLRWCFDQGLRIVYILNLMSLGHYQEPRGSFLASIGY; from the coding sequence ATGACTCGCATACGTACCATGACGCAGACGGATACCGCCGAATGTGCGCGTATCTGTTACAAGGCCTTCAACGCGATCGCGGCCCGGCACAACTTCCCGTCGGACTTCCCGTCCGCAACCCATGCACATGAGCTGGTCACGTCTCTTCAGTCACACCCCGAATTCTTCAGTATCGTCGCCGAATCGGATGATCGACTGGTCGGCAGCAACTTCCTTGACGAACGATCGGCAATCTTCAGTGTGGGTCCGGTCAGCGTGGCGTCCGACGTGCAGGACCGCGGGATCGGTCGCCTGCTGATGCAGGCCGTGCTGGACCGCAGCTCGCAGCGAAAGGCATGGGGAGTGCGCCTGGTCCAGCTGGCGTATCACAACCGGTCGATGAGCCTGTACACCAAGCTTGGCTTCAAGACGCGTGAACCGCTCGCAGCGATGCAGGGCGAACCGGTCTTGCAGCAGTTCGACGGTTTCGAGGTGCGGGGAGCACAACTCACGGATCTAGCCGAGTGCGACAAGCTGTGTCTGCAAGTCCACGGCCACGACCGAAGCGGTGAGGTGCGCGACGCCATTAGCCAGGGGTCGGCCAAGGTCGTGGAACGTGACGGCCGCATCACCGGATACACCACCGATGTCGGGTTTACCGGCCACTCGGTTGCGGTGAGCAACGACGATCTCATCGCGTTGATTGCGAGTGCCGACAAGTTCAGTTGGAATGGGTTCCTTGTCCCGCTGCGCAATGCCGAGCTGCTGCGGTGGTGTTTCGACCAAGGCTTGCGGATCGTCTACATCTTGAATCTGATGAGCCTGGGTCACTACCAGGAGCCGCGCGGTTCCTTTTTGGCATCGATCGGCTACTGA
- a CDS encoding MFS transporter — MDSFIYALVLTPALTELLPRSGIAATPANVGLAGSILFALFLVGWGLSFIWGPIADRFGRTKVLAATIFTFAIFTGLSATAHTVWELATYRFIAGVGIGGEWALAGTYVAEAWPEDRRKMGAGYLQTGYYAGFFLAAALNYTIGVHFGWRAMFLTGAVPVVVAILILTRVRETEKWERAEVSAAAQTNPLREIFSARYRRRTWVACILVTIAIVGLWAGTVYEPTAVIQLAQHAGLGKADSTKIASFATGLLSIGTILGCLVLPVIAERIGRRKTAAIYFAGMAVSIAASFGWAFYQPNGLAPFIAWLFVLGFFGGNFALFSLWLPEQFETRVRATAFAFCTSFGRFVGAGVNFILGAAVLHTHTLGLPVALTSIVFLIGLFIIPLAPETHGEPLPS; from the coding sequence ATGGATTCGTTCATCTACGCGCTCGTGCTCACGCCGGCACTGACGGAATTGCTGCCACGATCCGGCATCGCTGCGACGCCGGCCAACGTTGGGCTCGCGGGATCGATCCTGTTCGCGCTGTTCCTGGTGGGTTGGGGCCTTTCCTTCATTTGGGGTCCCATCGCCGACCGCTTCGGGCGGACCAAGGTGCTAGCCGCGACGATCTTCACCTTCGCGATTTTCACCGGGCTTTCGGCTACCGCCCACACCGTCTGGGAGCTCGCCACTTATCGGTTCATCGCCGGTGTGGGCATCGGTGGCGAGTGGGCCCTGGCGGGAACCTACGTGGCCGAAGCGTGGCCGGAGGACCGCCGCAAGATGGGCGCCGGATATTTGCAGACCGGCTACTACGCCGGCTTCTTCTTGGCTGCGGCGCTCAACTACACCATCGGTGTGCACTTCGGTTGGCGTGCAATGTTTTTGACCGGCGCTGTGCCTGTGGTTGTGGCGATCCTGATCTTGACGCGGGTTCGGGAAACCGAGAAGTGGGAGCGGGCCGAGGTTTCCGCCGCAGCCCAGACGAACCCGTTGCGGGAAATCTTCAGTGCCCGGTACCGACGCCGGACGTGGGTGGCGTGCATATTGGTCACGATCGCGATCGTGGGCCTGTGGGCAGGCACGGTCTACGAGCCGACGGCCGTGATTCAACTTGCGCAGCACGCCGGTCTGGGTAAAGCCGACTCGACGAAGATCGCGTCGTTCGCCACCGGTCTGCTGTCGATCGGGACGATCCTGGGATGTCTTGTGCTGCCGGTGATTGCCGAACGCATCGGCCGGCGAAAGACCGCGGCTATTTATTTCGCCGGCATGGCGGTATCGATTGCCGCCAGCTTCGGCTGGGCGTTCTACCAGCCCAACGGCCTGGCCCCGTTCATCGCCTGGCTGTTCGTGCTCGGCTTCTTCGGCGGTAACTTTGCGCTGTTTAGCCTCTGGTTGCCTGAGCAGTTCGAGACCCGGGTGCGGGCAACGGCATTCGCGTTCTGTACCTCGTTCGGGCGCTTCGTCGGTGCCGGTGTGAACTTCATCCTCGGCGCCGCCGTGCTGCACACGCATACCCTCGGGCTGCCCGTCGCCTTGACGTCGATCGTATTCCTGATCGGGCTGTTCATCATTCCCTTGGCGCCGGAGACGCACGGCGAACCGCTGCCCTCGTAG
- a CDS encoding VOC family protein, whose product MPTFSRVSHISFSVRDAEASARWWTALLGLTEIDRVAGDGWRGIVLLHPGTRTIIEFQQHDAHQGESFDPRRTGLDHMAFKVDDRAELDDWLARFRQLGVTHSPIADREYGAVLTFKDLDGIQFEMFFKADHP is encoded by the coding sequence ATGCCGACATTCAGCAGGGTGTCGCACATTTCCTTCTCAGTGCGCGATGCCGAGGCCAGCGCTCGATGGTGGACCGCACTGCTCGGGCTCACCGAGATCGACCGGGTGGCCGGTGACGGCTGGCGAGGCATCGTGCTGCTGCATCCCGGCACCCGCACCATCATCGAATTCCAGCAGCATGACGCGCATCAGGGTGAGTCGTTCGATCCACGGCGTACCGGATTGGATCACATGGCATTCAAAGTCGACGATCGCGCCGAGCTCGACGACTGGTTGGCTCGCTTCCGGCAACTCGGCGTCACCCATTCCCCGATCGCCGACCGGGAATACGGTGCGGTGCTGACATTCAAGGACCTCGATGGCATTCAATTCGAAATGTTTTTCAAAGCCGATCACCCGTGA
- a CDS encoding class I adenylate-forming enzyme family protein, producing the protein MTTATQLAYWTLVADAARRRPDRQVLADEHGRSLTARQLHDAARATAAAFARRGVKAGTVVSWQLPTTLETVVVMAALARLGAVQNPIIPLLREREVDFITGQLSTEVLVVPELWRGFCHGELARSLASARGFEVVSLDLASPARVGVLRLPEADATDLPPPPEPTGDTQWVYYSSGTTAAPKGIRHLDSTVIAGARGLVNAMGITADDVDPIAFPIAHIGGAAMLAAALLTGMRLALFEVFDPATTPLAIAAHNPTLLGTATPFFVAFLEAQRAHGDTPLFGAVRGCVAGGAPITAELGRQFRETLGTAGIANAWGMTEFPVATSPPLDAPPDVLDYTVGAPVPGVSVRVVDVRGAELPAGQEGELRLKGPQCFLGYADATLDADAFDGDGWLRTGDLGLVDVHGNVRVTGRIKDAIIRNAENVSALEIENVLASHPGVADVAVIGVPDRTAGERVCAVVVPAPTAGVTLASLVQHCDSLGLSRYKHPESLVIVENLPRNQFGKVIKKDLRAAFGY; encoded by the coding sequence ATGACCACCGCGACGCAGCTCGCGTATTGGACGTTGGTGGCCGACGCGGCCCGGCGCCGGCCGGATCGGCAAGTCCTTGCCGATGAGCACGGGCGCAGCCTGACCGCACGCCAGCTGCACGACGCTGCCCGCGCAACGGCCGCCGCGTTCGCCCGGCGTGGCGTCAAAGCGGGCACCGTGGTGTCCTGGCAACTGCCCACCACGCTGGAGACCGTGGTCGTCATGGCGGCGTTGGCCCGCCTCGGAGCGGTGCAAAACCCGATCATCCCGCTGCTGCGGGAGCGTGAGGTCGATTTCATCACCGGGCAGCTATCGACCGAAGTCCTTGTGGTGCCGGAACTTTGGCGGGGTTTCTGCCATGGCGAACTTGCCCGATCGTTGGCGTCGGCCAGGGGGTTCGAGGTCGTCAGTCTGGACCTGGCCAGTCCTGCACGCGTGGGGGTGCTGCGACTGCCCGAGGCCGACGCGACTGACCTGCCGCCCCCGCCAGAGCCGACCGGCGACACGCAATGGGTCTATTATTCTTCAGGAACCACCGCCGCTCCCAAGGGAATTCGTCACCTCGACAGCACGGTGATCGCCGGTGCACGCGGATTGGTAAACGCCATGGGAATCACCGCCGACGACGTGGATCCGATCGCGTTTCCCATCGCCCACATCGGCGGGGCGGCAATGCTGGCCGCCGCGTTGCTGACCGGGATGCGACTGGCGCTGTTCGAGGTATTCGACCCGGCCACCACCCCGCTGGCCATCGCGGCGCACAACCCGACGTTGTTGGGCACAGCGACGCCCTTCTTCGTGGCCTTCTTGGAAGCGCAACGGGCGCATGGCGATACGCCGCTCTTCGGTGCAGTGCGCGGCTGTGTCGCGGGCGGCGCGCCGATCACCGCCGAACTGGGCCGGCAGTTCCGCGAAACTCTCGGCACCGCGGGTATCGCCAACGCGTGGGGCATGACCGAGTTCCCGGTGGCCACCTCGCCGCCGTTGGACGCCCCGCCGGACGTGCTCGACTACACCGTCGGTGCACCAGTGCCGGGTGTCAGCGTGCGCGTGGTGGACGTCCGCGGAGCCGAGCTGCCTGCCGGCCAGGAAGGCGAGCTGCGGCTCAAGGGGCCCCAATGCTTCCTCGGTTACGCCGACGCCACGCTCGACGCCGACGCGTTCGACGGGGACGGCTGGCTGCGCACGGGCGACCTCGGGCTCGTCGACGTGCACGGCAACGTGCGCGTCACCGGCCGGATCAAGGACGCGATCATCCGCAACGCGGAAAACGTCTCGGCACTCGAAATCGAAAACGTGCTCGCGAGCCATCCCGGCGTCGCCGACGTCGCGGTCATCGGGGTGCCCGACCGTACCGCGGGTGAGCGGGTGTGCGCGGTGGTAGTGCCCGCCCCGACGGCTGGCGTGACCTTGGCATCGCTGGTGCAGCACTGCGATTCCCTGGGGCTGAGCCGCTACAAGCACCCGGAGAGCCTGGTCATCGTGGAGAACCTGCCCCGTAACCAGTTTGGGAAGGTCATCAAGAAGGATTTGCGCGCGGCGTTCGGTTACTAG
- a CDS encoding NAD(P)H-dependent flavin oxidoreductase, with protein sequence MQTRLTREFGVRYPLVGAGMAFIAHEHLAAAVTNAGALGVLGASPDPADSLVVMVERLRTLTSGPFGVDLICAETGMGPATTDQHIVECIRLGVPLVVFHHDPPPSRWVGALRAVGIHVWMQASSPEIAATAIGLGVDGIVAQGSEAGGHARGQVPLHRLLRTIRQHWPDLLLLGAGGISDGAAVAAALRAGADGVWVGTALVVANEANAHPEYKRRLIDSSGKTVRTKLFGPEWPNQPYRLLATPAVLDAEAAARRGETQPGVSIGRTRLFPHSSNMPYELPARSALPPTTDTEGDWEAMVYPAGQGVGLVRRIAPAAEIVEQMMSQAGAVLGNGRRRADVGKG encoded by the coding sequence ATGCAGACCCGGTTGACCCGCGAATTCGGTGTCCGGTACCCGTTGGTCGGGGCAGGTATGGCATTTATTGCCCACGAGCACCTCGCGGCGGCGGTCACCAACGCCGGCGCACTCGGAGTGCTCGGCGCCTCGCCGGATCCCGCCGACAGTCTGGTCGTGATGGTCGAACGCTTGCGCACCTTGACATCTGGACCGTTCGGCGTCGACCTCATATGCGCCGAGACAGGTATGGGACCGGCCACGACGGATCAGCACATCGTCGAATGCATCCGGTTGGGCGTACCGCTGGTGGTGTTCCACCACGACCCGCCGCCGAGCCGATGGGTAGGCGCACTGCGCGCGGTGGGAATCCACGTGTGGATGCAGGCCTCGTCGCCGGAGATCGCTGCGACCGCAATCGGTTTAGGTGTCGACGGTATTGTCGCTCAAGGCAGTGAAGCCGGTGGCCATGCCCGCGGGCAGGTACCGCTGCACAGGTTACTAAGAACGATCCGCCAGCATTGGCCCGATCTACTGCTGCTCGGAGCGGGCGGCATCTCGGACGGTGCGGCGGTGGCGGCGGCGCTGCGAGCGGGCGCGGATGGCGTATGGGTCGGCACCGCACTGGTCGTCGCCAACGAAGCCAACGCCCACCCCGAGTACAAGCGTCGTCTTATTGATTCTTCCGGTAAGACCGTGCGCACCAAGCTATTCGGGCCCGAGTGGCCAAACCAGCCCTACCGGCTCCTCGCGACCCCCGCCGTGCTCGATGCCGAGGCGGCGGCGCGCCGGGGCGAAACCCAGCCGGGCGTGTCCATCGGCCGCACCCGGCTGTTCCCGCATTCGTCGAATATGCCGTACGAGTTGCCGGCCAGGTCGGCTTTGCCGCCGACAACCGATACCGAAGGCGACTGGGAGGCAATGGTTTACCCGGCCGGCCAGGGAGTGGGGTTGGTTCGGCGGATTGCCCCGGCGGCCGAGATCGTCGAGCAGATGATGAGTCAGGCGGGTGCCGTGCTCGGCAACGGCCGTCGCCGAGCCGATGTTGGGAAGGGGTAG
- a CDS encoding TIGR03085 family metal-binding protein has translation MSVAQRERAALVDTMRSVGPDAPTLCAGWTTRDLAAHLVIREYRLDAAPGILIPLFADHTAKVQSDVARRTDWDTLLDKVASGPPIYTPLKLLDPIANIGEMFIHHEDVRRAQPDWAPRLLEPKLAKSLRRTLPLMARMTLARVPGRVALRTPEGKTVLISGSGPAVTVTGPPEELLLFAVGRDARVDFDGDASAVQSVRDAPKGL, from the coding sequence GTGTCTGTTGCACAACGGGAACGTGCCGCCCTCGTCGACACCATGCGCAGCGTCGGACCCGACGCGCCCACCCTGTGTGCAGGATGGACGACGCGAGATCTCGCGGCTCACCTCGTGATTCGGGAATACCGGCTGGACGCTGCTCCCGGCATCCTCATCCCGCTTTTCGCCGACCACACCGCCAAGGTGCAAAGCGATGTGGCCAGGCGGACCGACTGGGACACCCTGCTGGACAAGGTGGCGTCCGGCCCGCCGATCTATACCCCTCTGAAACTCCTCGATCCGATAGCCAATATCGGTGAGATGTTCATCCACCATGAGGATGTGCGCCGCGCGCAACCCGACTGGGCGCCGCGCCTCCTGGAACCCAAGCTGGCTAAGAGCCTGCGCCGCACGCTGCCGCTGATGGCGCGGATGACGCTGGCCAGGGTGCCTGGCCGGGTCGCGCTACGTACCCCCGAGGGCAAGACGGTGCTGATCTCGGGCAGCGGGCCGGCGGTCACTGTGACCGGTCCGCCCGAGGAGCTGCTGCTGTTCGCCGTCGGACGCGACGCCCGGGTTGACTTCGACGGCGACGCGTCGGCGGTGCAGTCGGTCCGCGACGCACCCAAGGGGCTGTGA
- a CDS encoding DUF3556 domain-containing protein, translating into MGFITPDLPDVDHDTWSTLPRSARLQVVTRHWVEHGFGTPYAIYLLYVLKMVAYAGGAAAVISLTPGLGGLGQIGAWWTQPIVYQKLVVFTLLFEVLGLGCGSGPLTARFWPPIGGVLFWLRPNTIRLPPWPRVVPFTRGDTRSIVDVALYAIVLGSATWALLSSGRGGPVTLDGDVGLLDPMLLVPAIVSLALLGLRDKTVFLAARGEHYWLTMFAFFFEFADQIAAFKIVMLALWWGAATSKLNHHFPYVVAAMTSNHPLLRSKTFNWAKRRLYRDAVNDIRPSWIPKIMAHVGGTTAELLVPLVLVFFADGHRWAWFLIGFMVIFHLNIISNLPMGVPLEWNVFLIFSLFYLFGHYGGIHATDIRSPLLLTILVVALAVVPILGNLFPQQFSFLPAMRYYAGNWATSVWCFRTGAEDRIEADVVKSSALTVNQLAKLYGAATAEITIDKAAAFRAMHTHGRALNGLLPRAIDNEADYRMREGEIVAGPLLGWNFGEGHLHNEQLLEALQRRCDFDEGDVRVVVLEGQPIQTQRQWYRIVDAKAGVIEEGYVNVKDMLARQPWPEPGDEFPVRLIDGRGTAGAAKRLSAAD; encoded by the coding sequence ATGGGATTCATCACGCCGGACCTGCCAGACGTCGATCACGACACCTGGTCCACGCTGCCGCGATCGGCGAGGCTGCAAGTGGTGACTCGGCATTGGGTGGAACACGGCTTCGGCACCCCGTATGCGATTTACCTCTTGTACGTGCTGAAGATGGTGGCGTATGCCGGCGGTGCCGCAGCGGTCATCTCGCTGACCCCCGGCTTGGGCGGGCTGGGTCAGATCGGCGCGTGGTGGACCCAACCGATCGTCTACCAGAAGCTCGTCGTCTTCACGCTGCTGTTCGAGGTGCTCGGCTTGGGCTGCGGCTCGGGCCCGCTGACTGCCAGGTTCTGGCCGCCCATCGGTGGCGTTCTTTTTTGGTTGCGCCCCAACACCATCCGATTGCCGCCCTGGCCGCGTGTCGTCCCGTTCACGCGCGGCGATACCCGCAGCATCGTCGACGTAGCCCTGTACGCGATCGTGCTGGGTTCCGCCACCTGGGCCCTGCTGTCGTCCGGGCGCGGCGGCCCGGTGACCCTCGACGGCGACGTCGGTCTGCTCGACCCCATGCTGCTGGTACCGGCGATCGTCAGCTTGGCGCTGTTGGGGCTGCGCGACAAGACGGTGTTCCTCGCGGCTCGCGGTGAGCACTACTGGCTGACCATGTTCGCCTTCTTCTTCGAATTCGCCGACCAGATCGCCGCTTTCAAAATCGTCATGCTGGCGCTGTGGTGGGGGGCGGCGACTTCCAAGCTCAACCACCACTTCCCCTATGTCGTTGCGGCGATGACCAGCAATCACCCGCTGCTGCGGAGCAAGACGTTCAATTGGGCCAAACGCCGGCTCTACCGCGACGCGGTCAACGACATCCGTCCCTCCTGGATCCCCAAGATCATGGCCCATGTCGGGGGCACCACGGCGGAGCTGCTGGTGCCGCTCGTTTTGGTGTTCTTCGCCGACGGTCATCGCTGGGCATGGTTCTTGATCGGATTTATGGTGATCTTCCACCTCAATATCATTTCCAACCTCCCGATGGGAGTTCCGTTGGAGTGGAACGTGTTTCTGATCTTCTCGCTGTTCTACTTGTTTGGGCACTACGGCGGGATCCATGCAACCGATATCCGCTCGCCGCTACTGCTCACCATCCTGGTCGTCGCCCTGGCCGTGGTGCCGATCCTGGGAAACCTTTTCCCGCAACAGTTTTCATTCTTGCCCGCGATGCGCTATTACGCCGGCAACTGGGCCACCAGCGTGTGGTGCTTCCGCACCGGCGCCGAGGACAGGATCGAGGCCGACGTTGTCAAGAGCTCCGCGCTGACCGTCAACCAACTGGCCAAGCTCTACGGCGCGGCGACCGCCGAGATCACGATCGACAAGGCCGCCGCCTTCCGGGCGATGCACACCCATGGCCGCGCGCTCAACGGGCTGCTGCCCCGTGCGATCGACAACGAGGCCGACTATCGGATGCGCGAGGGTGAGATTGTCGCCGGTCCACTGCTCGGCTGGAACTTCGGCGAGGGCCACCTACACAACGAACAGTTGTTGGAGGCCTTGCAGCGGCGCTGCGACTTCGATGAGGGCGACGTCCGAGTGGTCGTCTTGGAAGGGCAGCCGATCCAGACCCAGCGGCAGTGGTATCGCATCGTCGACGCCAAGGCCGGCGTGATCGAAGAAGGCTACGTCAACGTCAAGGACATGCTGGCGCGTCAGCCATGGCCCGAACCCGGCGACGAATTCCCCGTCCGCCTGATCGACGGCCGCGGGACGGCTGGTGCCGCGAAGCGGTTGTCCGCGGCGGACTAA